The following coding sequences are from one Oncorhynchus kisutch isolate 150728-3 linkage group LG23, Okis_V2, whole genome shotgun sequence window:
- the LOC109868312 gene encoding AP2-associated protein kinase 1 isoform X8, which produces MRKFFDSSRRELVSSGPGSGGGSSGSSHVGGNLIGRSCTIGRHQVTIEETVAEGGFAIVFLVRTSQGLRCALKRMYVNNEHDLQVCKREIQIMKDLVGHKNIVGYLDSSITTCGGGDVWEVLILMDYCKGGQVVNLMNQRLQTGFTEAEVLQIFCDTCDAVSRLHQGKTPIIHRDLKVENILLHDKGHYVLCDFGSATNKFQNPQIEGVPIVDDEIKKYTTLSYRAPEMVNLYNSKIITTKADIWAMGCLLYKLCYFTLPFGESQVAICDASFTIPDNSRYSYNLHCLIRYMLEPDPDKRPDIYQVSYFAFKLARRDCPVQNVKNSPIPAQLPEPIKASEAAAAKKSQSQTQSKARLTDPVPTTETSITPRQRPKAGHAQPSTGILPIQPAALTPRKRANLPALPLGVNLNLAQQAAALQSQKAQITALPQPVTGRSQNPPSQATLQLGGKPQAGAQQKQPGQLQQQPIAAAVTAAGGGVPPVQAKTEAPSAPLQAVPPSLASPTPQKTQVPSSPAPPKAPARRKQAGQSQTQQQPTAQPTPVQPPAAQQPTAQQQPVPLQPVPLQPVTQQPPVQAQSIPAKTSQNTAETETTSLPALSKTPPHSPKAAEHTPSDFTQNSVGGLPGSDSTQPLQEATAEDGLNQLISVGTIPPNSTQSLQQSMCEPAQDGNFAAFSPSPASAPGPLIGSLSQPAWNPFGDDDFSNLSAEHLINKDLVDEQADDVSAGVETAPIEDLIPGLLEVSSPGETAHQPAVEQSEDLLGLDTGESLTVPVPFSILALSDTPEKLIEGLKSPDTHLLLPDLLSMADPFSGTMEEAVNVVGPIEESLVSLDFLIPGLEAPVSQSETDSALLPDPLLGEDTLLGCSLISPPSGASSLSSVPASTGTGSVLDEFDLVSASCTQLLADLQREPSSCETLPGSSRTDSSGPAVEEEHRQRLPFAHSSIIPPSLYPDETNSHPLLSKSSDQPIKPGQKQSQCLSPPTQQHTVPSPDIFLQAPFRIAGKEGRDVFTNSPFPLAHKPALPSDPFLQAPFGKRNEISGAAVSVSHPPQPNKQPLCQVQPNTHHPHSLLHPSVQGKVLFTPVAAPRPIIWQAQPRYSRCSEVPLPQQPVAAHRVVSSVGQQAAVGSVAVGPLHSWTIGGRAIVDPFVRAPFHPRCQQGKP; this is translated from the exons ATGAGGAAGTTCTTTGATTCATCTCGTCGGGAGTTGGTCAGTTCAGGACCTGGTTCTGGTGGAGGTAGCAGTGGATCCAGCCATGTAGGTGGCAATTTAATTGGACGTTCATGTACCATAGGGCGGCACCAAGTCACTATTGAAGAAACAGTGGCCGAAG gGGGTTTTGCCATCGTGTTCCTGGTACGAACCAGCCAAGGACTCCGCTGTGCCCTCAAGAGGATGTATGTCAACAATGAGCACGACCTACAGGTGTGCAAGCGAGAGATCCAGATCATG AAGGACCTGGTCGGCCATAAGAACATCGTTGGCTATCTGGACTCTAGTATCACCACttgtggaggaggagatgtgtggGAAGTGCTCATCCTCATGGACTACTGTAAAG GGGGCCAGGTGGTGAACCTGATGAACCAACGTCTGCAGACAGGCTTCACAGAGGCAGAGGTGCTGCAGATCTTCTGTGACACATGTGACGCAGTGTCTCGACTGCACCAGGGCAAGACACCCATCATCCACAGGGACCTCAAG GTGGAGAACATCCTGTTACATGATAAAGGCCACTATGTGCTGTGTGACTTTGGCAGCGCTACCAATAAGTTCCAGAACCCACAGATTGAAGGAGTGCCAATAGTCGATGATGAAATAAAAAA GTACACCACTCTGTCATATCGTGCCCCTGAGATGGTAAACCTCTACAATAGCAAGATTATCACTACTAAAGCTGACATATGG gcGATGGGCTGTTTGCTGTATAAGCTGTGCTACTTCACTCTACCCTTCGGGGAGAGTCAGGTGGCCATCTGTGATGCCAGCTTCACCATTCCTGACAATTCCCGCTACTCCTACAACCTGCACTGCCTCATCC GGTACATGCTGGAGCCCGACCCTGACAAAAGGCCTGACATCTACCAGGTGTCCTACTTTGCTTTTAAATTGGCTCGTCGCGACTGCCCTGTTCAGAATGTGAAG AACTCTCCAATTCCTGCTCAACTCCCTGAGCCAATCAAAGCCAGTGAGGCAGCTGCAGCGAAGAAGAGCCAGAGCCAGACACAGAGTAAGGCCAG GTTGACAGATCCTGTCCCCACCACTGAGACCTCCATCACGCCACGGCAGAGGCCCAAAGCTGGCCATGCCCAGCCCAGCACTGGCATCCTGCCAATTCAACCGGCTGCCCTCACCCCTCGCAAACGGGCCAATCTCCCTGCCCTTCCTCTCG GAGTCAACTTAAACCTTGCCCAGCAAGCGGCAGCCCTCCAATCACAGAAGGCACAGATCACAGCTCTGCCTCAGCCAGTGACCGGCCGTTCACAGAACCCTCCTAGTCAGGCCACACTTCAGCTGGGTGGAAAGCCCCAAGCTGGTGCTCAGCAGAAGCAG CCAGGGCAACTGCAGCAGCAGCCAATCGCGGCAGCAGTCACCGCAGCAGGGGGAGGAGTCCCACCTGTGCAGGCCAAGACGGAGGCCCCGAGCGCCCCACTACAGGCCGTGCCTCCCTCGCTGGCCAGTCCCACCCCCCAGAAGACCCAGGTCCCGTCTAGCCCAGCCCCACCCAAAGCCCCAGCACGTCGTAAGCAGGCCGGCCAGAGCCAGACCCAGCAGCAGCCAACCGCTCAGCCCACTCCAGTCCAACCTCCGGCTGCACAGCAGCCTACAGCTCAGCAGCAACCAGTTCCTCTACAACCAGTTCCTCTACAACCAGTGACCCAGCAGCCACCTGTCCAGGCCCAGTCCATCCCTGCTAAAACCAGTCAGAACACAGCTGAGACAGAGACG acttctcttcctgctctgtccAAGACTCCGCCCCACTCTCCAAAGGCTGCAGAGCACACCCCGAGTGACTTTACCCAGAATTCGGTCGGTGGGCTACCTGGAAGTGACTCCACCCAGCCACTGCAAGAGGCCACAGCAGAAGATGGCCTCAACCAGTTAAT ATCTGTTGGTACAATTCCACCCAATTCTACCCAGTCCCTTCAGCAGAGTATGTGTGAACCAGCCCAGGATGGCAACTTTGCTGCCTTTTCCCCTTCCCCTGCCTCTGCCCCTGGCCCTCTCATCGGCTCCCTCAGTCAGCCCGCCTGGAACCCTTTTGGTGATGATGACTTCTCCAATCTCAGTGCGGAGCATCTGATTAACAAGGACTTGGTTGACGAACAGGCTGATG ACGTGTCTGCAGGGGTGGAGACGGCCCCCATAGAGGACCTGATACCTGGCCTGCTGGAGGTCTCCTCCCCTGGGGAAACAGCCCACCAACCTGCTG TAGAGCAATCTGAAGACCTCCTTGGCCTGGATACAGGAGAGTCTTTGACTGTTCCGGTCCCGTTCAGCATCCTAGCACTCTCAGACACTCCAG AGAAGCTTATTGAGGGACTGAAGTCCCCAGATACGCACCTCCTGCTCCCTGACCTCCTGTCCATGGCTGATCCTTTTAGTGGAACTATGGAGGAGGCTGTCAATG TAGTGGGTCCAATAGAGGAGTCTCTGGTGAGTCTGGACTTTCTCATCCCTGGTCTGGAAGCTCCTGTGTCCCAGTCTGAGACAGACTCTGCACTGCTTCCTG aCCCCCTGCTTGGGGAAGACACTCTGCTGGgctgctctctcatctctcccccctctggagcctcctctctctcctctgttcccgcTTCCACTGGCACTGGGTCTGTTCTGGATGAGTTTGACCTGGTATCTGCGAGTTGCACCCAGCTGTTGGCAG ACCTGCAGAGGGAACCTAGCAGCTGTGAGACACTACCAGGTTCTTCCAGGACCGACAGCTCTGGACCAGCTGTTGAAGAGGAGCACAGACAGAGACTTCCCTTTGCCCACAGCAGCATCATTCCCCCCTCACTGTACCCAGATGAGACAAACTCTCACCCGTTGCTTTCTAAGTCCTCTGACCAGCCAATCAAGCCTGGCCAGAAACAGTCCCAGTGTCTCTCACCTCCTACACAGCAGCACACAGTCCCCTCCCCTGATATCTTCCTGCAGGCCCCTTTCAGGATTGCAGGGAAAGAAGGGAGAGATGTGTTTACCAATTCCCCTTTCCCTCTGGCCCACAAGCCTGCTCTGCCATCTGATCCTTTCCTCCAGGCCCCCTTTGGGAAGAGGAATGAGATATCTGGGgctgctgtctctgtctcccaccCTCCACAGCCCAACAAACAGCCCCTCTGCCAGGTTCAGCCAAACACCCACCATCCCCATAGTCTTTTACATCCCAGTGTCCAGGGGAAGGTCCTGTTCACACCTGTTGCTGCCCCTAGGCCCATCATCTGGCAGGCCCAGCCCAGGTACTCCCGGTGCTCAGAGGTCCCCCTACCCCAGCAGCCTGTCGCAGCCCACCGAGTGGTCTCCAGTGTGGGGCAGCAGGCTGCTGTGGGCTCGGTGGCTGTGGGCCCCCTGCACTCCTGGACCATTGGAGGCAGAGCTATAGTGGATCCATTCGTCAGGGCCCCCTTCCACCCCAGATGCCAACAGGGAAAGCCTTGA
- the LOC109868312 gene encoding AP2-associated protein kinase 1 isoform X7, with amino-acid sequence MRKFFDSSRRELVSSGPGSGGGSSGSSHVGGNLIGRSCTIGRHQVTIEETVAEGGFAIVFLVRTSQGLRCALKRMYVNNEHDLQVCKREIQIMKDLVGHKNIVGYLDSSITTCGGGDVWEVLILMDYCKGGQVVNLMNQRLQTGFTEAEVLQIFCDTCDAVSRLHQGKTPIIHRDLKVENILLHDKGHYVLCDFGSATNKFQNPQIEGVPIVDDEIKKYTTLSYRAPEMVNLYNSKIITTKADIWAMGCLLYKLCYFTLPFGESQVAICDASFTIPDNSRYSYNLHCLIRYMLEPDPDKRPDIYQVSYFAFKLARRDCPVQNVKNSPIPAQLPEPIKASEAAAAKKSQSQTQSKARLTDPVPTTETSITPRQRPKAGHAQPSTGILPIQPAALTPRKRANLPALPLGVNLNLAQQAAALQSQKAQITALPQPVTGRSQNPPSQATLQLGGKPQAGAQQKQPGQLQQQPIAAAVTAAGGGVPPVQAKTEAPSAPLQAVPPSLASPTPQKTQVPSSPAPPKAPARRKQAGQSQTQQQPTAQPTPVQPPAAQQPTAQQQPVPLQPVPLQPVTQQPPVQAQSIPAKTSQNTAETETTSLPALSKTPPHSPKAAEHTPSDFTQNSVGGLPGSDSTQPLQEATAEDGLNQLISVGTIPPNSTQSLQQSMCEPAQDGNFAAFSPSPASAPGPLIGSLSQPAWNPFGDDDFSNLSAEHLINKDLVDEQADDVSAGVETAPIEDLIPGLLEVSSPGETAHQPAEQSEDLLGLDTGESLTVPVPFSILALSDTPVGPIEESLVSLDFLIPGLEAPVSQSETDSALLPDPLLGEDTLLGCSLISPPSGASSLSSVPASTGTGSVLDEFDLVSASCTQLLADSSDLLISGFEPVPSADTGNEDEFDPIPVMGSKTSSQDLQREPSSCETLPGSSRTDSSGPAVEEEHRQRLPFAHSSIIPPSLYPDETNSHPLLSKSSDQPIKPGQKQSQCLSPPTQQHTVPSPDIFLQAPFRIAGKEGRDVFTNSPFPLAHKPALPSDPFLQAPFGKRNEISGAAVSVSHPPQPNKQPLCQVQPNTHHPHSLLHPSVQGKVLFTPVAAPRPIIWQAQPRYSRCSEVPLPQQPVAAHRVVSSVGQQAAVGSVAVGPLHSWTIGGRAIVDPFVRAPFHPRCQQGKP; translated from the exons ATGAGGAAGTTCTTTGATTCATCTCGTCGGGAGTTGGTCAGTTCAGGACCTGGTTCTGGTGGAGGTAGCAGTGGATCCAGCCATGTAGGTGGCAATTTAATTGGACGTTCATGTACCATAGGGCGGCACCAAGTCACTATTGAAGAAACAGTGGCCGAAG gGGGTTTTGCCATCGTGTTCCTGGTACGAACCAGCCAAGGACTCCGCTGTGCCCTCAAGAGGATGTATGTCAACAATGAGCACGACCTACAGGTGTGCAAGCGAGAGATCCAGATCATG AAGGACCTGGTCGGCCATAAGAACATCGTTGGCTATCTGGACTCTAGTATCACCACttgtggaggaggagatgtgtggGAAGTGCTCATCCTCATGGACTACTGTAAAG GGGGCCAGGTGGTGAACCTGATGAACCAACGTCTGCAGACAGGCTTCACAGAGGCAGAGGTGCTGCAGATCTTCTGTGACACATGTGACGCAGTGTCTCGACTGCACCAGGGCAAGACACCCATCATCCACAGGGACCTCAAG GTGGAGAACATCCTGTTACATGATAAAGGCCACTATGTGCTGTGTGACTTTGGCAGCGCTACCAATAAGTTCCAGAACCCACAGATTGAAGGAGTGCCAATAGTCGATGATGAAATAAAAAA GTACACCACTCTGTCATATCGTGCCCCTGAGATGGTAAACCTCTACAATAGCAAGATTATCACTACTAAAGCTGACATATGG gcGATGGGCTGTTTGCTGTATAAGCTGTGCTACTTCACTCTACCCTTCGGGGAGAGTCAGGTGGCCATCTGTGATGCCAGCTTCACCATTCCTGACAATTCCCGCTACTCCTACAACCTGCACTGCCTCATCC GGTACATGCTGGAGCCCGACCCTGACAAAAGGCCTGACATCTACCAGGTGTCCTACTTTGCTTTTAAATTGGCTCGTCGCGACTGCCCTGTTCAGAATGTGAAG AACTCTCCAATTCCTGCTCAACTCCCTGAGCCAATCAAAGCCAGTGAGGCAGCTGCAGCGAAGAAGAGCCAGAGCCAGACACAGAGTAAGGCCAG GTTGACAGATCCTGTCCCCACCACTGAGACCTCCATCACGCCACGGCAGAGGCCCAAAGCTGGCCATGCCCAGCCCAGCACTGGCATCCTGCCAATTCAACCGGCTGCCCTCACCCCTCGCAAACGGGCCAATCTCCCTGCCCTTCCTCTCG GAGTCAACTTAAACCTTGCCCAGCAAGCGGCAGCCCTCCAATCACAGAAGGCACAGATCACAGCTCTGCCTCAGCCAGTGACCGGCCGTTCACAGAACCCTCCTAGTCAGGCCACACTTCAGCTGGGTGGAAAGCCCCAAGCTGGTGCTCAGCAGAAGCAG CCAGGGCAACTGCAGCAGCAGCCAATCGCGGCAGCAGTCACCGCAGCAGGGGGAGGAGTCCCACCTGTGCAGGCCAAGACGGAGGCCCCGAGCGCCCCACTACAGGCCGTGCCTCCCTCGCTGGCCAGTCCCACCCCCCAGAAGACCCAGGTCCCGTCTAGCCCAGCCCCACCCAAAGCCCCAGCACGTCGTAAGCAGGCCGGCCAGAGCCAGACCCAGCAGCAGCCAACCGCTCAGCCCACTCCAGTCCAACCTCCGGCTGCACAGCAGCCTACAGCTCAGCAGCAACCAGTTCCTCTACAACCAGTTCCTCTACAACCAGTGACCCAGCAGCCACCTGTCCAGGCCCAGTCCATCCCTGCTAAAACCAGTCAGAACACAGCTGAGACAGAGACG acttctcttcctgctctgtccAAGACTCCGCCCCACTCTCCAAAGGCTGCAGAGCACACCCCGAGTGACTTTACCCAGAATTCGGTCGGTGGGCTACCTGGAAGTGACTCCACCCAGCCACTGCAAGAGGCCACAGCAGAAGATGGCCTCAACCAGTTAAT ATCTGTTGGTACAATTCCACCCAATTCTACCCAGTCCCTTCAGCAGAGTATGTGTGAACCAGCCCAGGATGGCAACTTTGCTGCCTTTTCCCCTTCCCCTGCCTCTGCCCCTGGCCCTCTCATCGGCTCCCTCAGTCAGCCCGCCTGGAACCCTTTTGGTGATGATGACTTCTCCAATCTCAGTGCGGAGCATCTGATTAACAAGGACTTGGTTGACGAACAGGCTGATG ACGTGTCTGCAGGGGTGGAGACGGCCCCCATAGAGGACCTGATACCTGGCCTGCTGGAGGTCTCCTCCCCTGGGGAAACAGCCCACCAACCTGCTG AGCAATCTGAAGACCTCCTTGGCCTGGATACAGGAGAGTCTTTGACTGTTCCGGTCCCGTTCAGCATCCTAGCACTCTCAGACACTCCAG TGGGTCCAATAGAGGAGTCTCTGGTGAGTCTGGACTTTCTCATCCCTGGTCTGGAAGCTCCTGTGTCCCAGTCTGAGACAGACTCTGCACTGCTTCCTG aCCCCCTGCTTGGGGAAGACACTCTGCTGGgctgctctctcatctctcccccctctggagcctcctctctctcctctgttcccgcTTCCACTGGCACTGGGTCTGTTCTGGATGAGTTTGACCTGGTATCTGCGAGTTGCACCCAGCTGTTGGCAG ACTCCTCTGATCTCCTGATCTCAGGCTTTGAGCCTGTGCCAAGTGCAGATACGGGCAACGAGGATGAGTTTGACCCCATCCCTGTCATGGGCTCCAAAACCTCCTCTCAAG ACCTGCAGAGGGAACCTAGCAGCTGTGAGACACTACCAGGTTCTTCCAGGACCGACAGCTCTGGACCAGCTGTTGAAGAGGAGCACAGACAGAGACTTCCCTTTGCCCACAGCAGCATCATTCCCCCCTCACTGTACCCAGATGAGACAAACTCTCACCCGTTGCTTTCTAAGTCCTCTGACCAGCCAATCAAGCCTGGCCAGAAACAGTCCCAGTGTCTCTCACCTCCTACACAGCAGCACACAGTCCCCTCCCCTGATATCTTCCTGCAGGCCCCTTTCAGGATTGCAGGGAAAGAAGGGAGAGATGTGTTTACCAATTCCCCTTTCCCTCTGGCCCACAAGCCTGCTCTGCCATCTGATCCTTTCCTCCAGGCCCCCTTTGGGAAGAGGAATGAGATATCTGGGgctgctgtctctgtctcccaccCTCCACAGCCCAACAAACAGCCCCTCTGCCAGGTTCAGCCAAACACCCACCATCCCCATAGTCTTTTACATCCCAGTGTCCAGGGGAAGGTCCTGTTCACACCTGTTGCTGCCCCTAGGCCCATCATCTGGCAGGCCCAGCCCAGGTACTCCCGGTGCTCAGAGGTCCCCCTACCCCAGCAGCCTGTCGCAGCCCACCGAGTGGTCTCCAGTGTGGGGCAGCAGGCTGCTGTGGGCTCGGTGGCTGTGGGCCCCCTGCACTCCTGGACCATTGGAGGCAGAGCTATAGTGGATCCATTCGTCAGGGCCCCCTTCCACCCCAGATGCCAACAGGGAAAGCCTTGA
- the LOC109868312 gene encoding AP2-associated protein kinase 1 isoform X4 gives MRKFFDSSRRELVSSGPGSGGGSSGSSHVGGNLIGRSCTIGRHQVTIEETVAEGGFAIVFLVRTSQGLRCALKRMYVNNEHDLQVCKREIQIMKDLVGHKNIVGYLDSSITTCGGGDVWEVLILMDYCKGGQVVNLMNQRLQTGFTEAEVLQIFCDTCDAVSRLHQGKTPIIHRDLKVENILLHDKGHYVLCDFGSATNKFQNPQIEGVPIVDDEIKKYTTLSYRAPEMVNLYNSKIITTKADIWAMGCLLYKLCYFTLPFGESQVAICDASFTIPDNSRYSYNLHCLIRYMLEPDPDKRPDIYQVSYFAFKLARRDCPVQNVKNSPIPAQLPEPIKASEAAAAKKSQSQTQSKARLTDPVPTTETSITPRQRPKAGHAQPSTGILPIQPAALTPRKRANLPALPLGVNLNLAQQAAALQSQKAQITALPQPVTGRSQNPPSQATLQLGGKPQAGAQQKQPGQLQQQPIAAAVTAAGGGVPPVQAKTEAPSAPLQAVPPSLASPTPQKTQVPSSPAPPKAPARRKQAGQSQTQQQPTAQPTPVQPPAAQQPTAQQQPVPLQPVPLQPVTQQPPVQAQSIPAKTSQNTAETETTSLPALSKTPPHSPKAAEHTPSDFTQNSVGGLPGSDSTQPLQEATAEDGLNQLISVGTIPPNSTQSLQQSMCEPAQDGNFAAFSPSPASAPGPLIGSLSQPAWNPFGDDDFSNLSAEHLINKDLVDEQADDVSAGVETAPIEDLIPGLLEVSSPGETAHQPAVEQSEDLLGLDTGESLTVPVPFSILALSDTPVVGPIEESLVSLDFLIPGLEAPVSQSETDSALLPDPLLGEDTLLGCSLISPPSGASSLSSVPASTGTGSVLDEFDLVSASCTQLLADSSDLLISGFEPVPSADTGNEDEFDPIPVMGSKTSSQDLQREPSSCETLPGSSRTDSSGPAVEEEHRQRLPFAHSSIIPPSLYPDETNSHPLLSKSSDQPIKPGQKQSQCLSPPTQQHTVPSPDIFLQAPFRIAGKEGRDVFTNSPFPLAHKPALPSDPFLQAPFGKRNEISGAAVSVSHPPQPNKQPLCQVQPNTHHPHSLLHPSVQGKVLFTPVAAPRPIIWQAQPRYSRCSEVPLPQQPVAAHRVVSSVGQQAAVGSVAVGPLHSWTIGGRAIVDPFVRAPFHPRCQQGKP, from the exons ATGAGGAAGTTCTTTGATTCATCTCGTCGGGAGTTGGTCAGTTCAGGACCTGGTTCTGGTGGAGGTAGCAGTGGATCCAGCCATGTAGGTGGCAATTTAATTGGACGTTCATGTACCATAGGGCGGCACCAAGTCACTATTGAAGAAACAGTGGCCGAAG gGGGTTTTGCCATCGTGTTCCTGGTACGAACCAGCCAAGGACTCCGCTGTGCCCTCAAGAGGATGTATGTCAACAATGAGCACGACCTACAGGTGTGCAAGCGAGAGATCCAGATCATG AAGGACCTGGTCGGCCATAAGAACATCGTTGGCTATCTGGACTCTAGTATCACCACttgtggaggaggagatgtgtggGAAGTGCTCATCCTCATGGACTACTGTAAAG GGGGCCAGGTGGTGAACCTGATGAACCAACGTCTGCAGACAGGCTTCACAGAGGCAGAGGTGCTGCAGATCTTCTGTGACACATGTGACGCAGTGTCTCGACTGCACCAGGGCAAGACACCCATCATCCACAGGGACCTCAAG GTGGAGAACATCCTGTTACATGATAAAGGCCACTATGTGCTGTGTGACTTTGGCAGCGCTACCAATAAGTTCCAGAACCCACAGATTGAAGGAGTGCCAATAGTCGATGATGAAATAAAAAA GTACACCACTCTGTCATATCGTGCCCCTGAGATGGTAAACCTCTACAATAGCAAGATTATCACTACTAAAGCTGACATATGG gcGATGGGCTGTTTGCTGTATAAGCTGTGCTACTTCACTCTACCCTTCGGGGAGAGTCAGGTGGCCATCTGTGATGCCAGCTTCACCATTCCTGACAATTCCCGCTACTCCTACAACCTGCACTGCCTCATCC GGTACATGCTGGAGCCCGACCCTGACAAAAGGCCTGACATCTACCAGGTGTCCTACTTTGCTTTTAAATTGGCTCGTCGCGACTGCCCTGTTCAGAATGTGAAG AACTCTCCAATTCCTGCTCAACTCCCTGAGCCAATCAAAGCCAGTGAGGCAGCTGCAGCGAAGAAGAGCCAGAGCCAGACACAGAGTAAGGCCAG GTTGACAGATCCTGTCCCCACCACTGAGACCTCCATCACGCCACGGCAGAGGCCCAAAGCTGGCCATGCCCAGCCCAGCACTGGCATCCTGCCAATTCAACCGGCTGCCCTCACCCCTCGCAAACGGGCCAATCTCCCTGCCCTTCCTCTCG GAGTCAACTTAAACCTTGCCCAGCAAGCGGCAGCCCTCCAATCACAGAAGGCACAGATCACAGCTCTGCCTCAGCCAGTGACCGGCCGTTCACAGAACCCTCCTAGTCAGGCCACACTTCAGCTGGGTGGAAAGCCCCAAGCTGGTGCTCAGCAGAAGCAG CCAGGGCAACTGCAGCAGCAGCCAATCGCGGCAGCAGTCACCGCAGCAGGGGGAGGAGTCCCACCTGTGCAGGCCAAGACGGAGGCCCCGAGCGCCCCACTACAGGCCGTGCCTCCCTCGCTGGCCAGTCCCACCCCCCAGAAGACCCAGGTCCCGTCTAGCCCAGCCCCACCCAAAGCCCCAGCACGTCGTAAGCAGGCCGGCCAGAGCCAGACCCAGCAGCAGCCAACCGCTCAGCCCACTCCAGTCCAACCTCCGGCTGCACAGCAGCCTACAGCTCAGCAGCAACCAGTTCCTCTACAACCAGTTCCTCTACAACCAGTGACCCAGCAGCCACCTGTCCAGGCCCAGTCCATCCCTGCTAAAACCAGTCAGAACACAGCTGAGACAGAGACG acttctcttcctgctctgtccAAGACTCCGCCCCACTCTCCAAAGGCTGCAGAGCACACCCCGAGTGACTTTACCCAGAATTCGGTCGGTGGGCTACCTGGAAGTGACTCCACCCAGCCACTGCAAGAGGCCACAGCAGAAGATGGCCTCAACCAGTTAAT ATCTGTTGGTACAATTCCACCCAATTCTACCCAGTCCCTTCAGCAGAGTATGTGTGAACCAGCCCAGGATGGCAACTTTGCTGCCTTTTCCCCTTCCCCTGCCTCTGCCCCTGGCCCTCTCATCGGCTCCCTCAGTCAGCCCGCCTGGAACCCTTTTGGTGATGATGACTTCTCCAATCTCAGTGCGGAGCATCTGATTAACAAGGACTTGGTTGACGAACAGGCTGATG ACGTGTCTGCAGGGGTGGAGACGGCCCCCATAGAGGACCTGATACCTGGCCTGCTGGAGGTCTCCTCCCCTGGGGAAACAGCCCACCAACCTGCTG TAGAGCAATCTGAAGACCTCCTTGGCCTGGATACAGGAGAGTCTTTGACTGTTCCGGTCCCGTTCAGCATCCTAGCACTCTCAGACACTCCAG TAGTGGGTCCAATAGAGGAGTCTCTGGTGAGTCTGGACTTTCTCATCCCTGGTCTGGAAGCTCCTGTGTCCCAGTCTGAGACAGACTCTGCACTGCTTCCTG aCCCCCTGCTTGGGGAAGACACTCTGCTGGgctgctctctcatctctcccccctctggagcctcctctctctcctctgttcccgcTTCCACTGGCACTGGGTCTGTTCTGGATGAGTTTGACCTGGTATCTGCGAGTTGCACCCAGCTGTTGGCAG ACTCCTCTGATCTCCTGATCTCAGGCTTTGAGCCTGTGCCAAGTGCAGATACGGGCAACGAGGATGAGTTTGACCCCATCCCTGTCATGGGCTCCAAAACCTCCTCTCAAG ACCTGCAGAGGGAACCTAGCAGCTGTGAGACACTACCAGGTTCTTCCAGGACCGACAGCTCTGGACCAGCTGTTGAAGAGGAGCACAGACAGAGACTTCCCTTTGCCCACAGCAGCATCATTCCCCCCTCACTGTACCCAGATGAGACAAACTCTCACCCGTTGCTTTCTAAGTCCTCTGACCAGCCAATCAAGCCTGGCCAGAAACAGTCCCAGTGTCTCTCACCTCCTACACAGCAGCACACAGTCCCCTCCCCTGATATCTTCCTGCAGGCCCCTTTCAGGATTGCAGGGAAAGAAGGGAGAGATGTGTTTACCAATTCCCCTTTCCCTCTGGCCCACAAGCCTGCTCTGCCATCTGATCCTTTCCTCCAGGCCCCCTTTGGGAAGAGGAATGAGATATCTGGGgctgctgtctctgtctcccaccCTCCACAGCCCAACAAACAGCCCCTCTGCCAGGTTCAGCCAAACACCCACCATCCCCATAGTCTTTTACATCCCAGTGTCCAGGGGAAGGTCCTGTTCACACCTGTTGCTGCCCCTAGGCCCATCATCTGGCAGGCCCAGCCCAGGTACTCCCGGTGCTCAGAGGTCCCCCTACCCCAGCAGCCTGTCGCAGCCCACCGAGTGGTCTCCAGTGTGGGGCAGCAGGCTGCTGTGGGCTCGGTGGCTGTGGGCCCCCTGCACTCCTGGACCATTGGAGGCAGAGCTATAGTGGATCCATTCGTCAGGGCCCCCTTCCACCCCAGATGCCAACAGGGAAAGCCTTGA